One window of Acropora palmata chromosome 1, jaAcrPala1.3, whole genome shotgun sequence genomic DNA carries:
- the LOC141877025 gene encoding small RNA 2'-O-methyltransferase-like isoform X2, with the protein MKKHHEQTQLTEDEEAFQGPKFYPPVYRRRYAAVCELAKKHHSKKVLDFGCAEAKLVKVLINQESLTQLEEVVGVDIDRELLESNKFRIRPLTSDYLRPRNHPLKVSLYQGSVAEPDERFVDFDLISCIELIEHLEDDILHLMPQVIFGQLSPKIAIITTPNVEFNVLFPNFQGFRHHDHKFEWTRAQFQEWADIQARKYNYSVTFDGIGPGPEGTEHLGCCSQVAVFERISISSVVSTLQQPYSLVEEVEYPFRVDTRTEEDKIVQEVEYILWLLSFTKEDNDDIEEKVSDNFTLTNENDYTEEENEALNCCIKDDCTSGGEDDQVHVYSLEKLMSFPSLCKVCCDIQRLREILQDSSLFQLSEDGLGVLWQRPSHCWSSDGSETNWDDCGNDWVSQDSELNKFENWDDDPGSGVCDTYDLNSVNAENELTKQLCWNNSEDSCKLWNGKDWCEIDDEETEERVEDDFCGSFHYCDNRVVLQESEGSLSGDSDDDITDGLFWISPTKNDDEDEHLKAKKNT; encoded by the exons ATGAAGAAACATCACGAACAAACTCAACTGACAGAGGACGAGGAAGCATTCCAAGGTCCAAAATTTTATCCTCCAGTTTACCGTCGACGATATGCTGCGGTTTGTGAGCTTGCAAAGAAACACCATTCAAAAAAG GTGTTGGATTTTGGCTGTGCTGAGGCAAAACTTGTGAAAGTTTTAATAAATCAAGAGTCATTAACTCAGTTGGAAGAGGTGGTTGGTGTGGATATTGACAGGGAACTTTTAGAGAGCAATAAATTCCGCATAAGACCTCTAACATCAGACTATCTGAGACCCCGTAATCATCCATTGAAAGTCTCTTTGTATCAAG gttCAGTCGCTGAACCAGATGAAAgatttgttgattttgatttgatttcctgcATTGAGCT AATAGAACATCTTGAAGATGACATTCTGCATTTGATGCCGCAAGTTATATTTGGTCAGCTCTCACCCAAGATtgcaataataacaacacCCAATGTTGAGTTTAATGTGCTGTTTCCAAATTTCCAAGGATTCCGTCATCATGATCACAAATTTGAATGGACTAGAGCTCAATTTCAAGAATG GGCTGACATCCAGGCTAGGAAGTACAATTATTCTGTCACATTTGATGGCATTGGTCCTGGACCAGAAGGCACAGAGCATTTGGGTTGTTGTTCTCAAGTAGCAGTATTTGAGAGGATTTCAATCTCTTCAGTTGTTTCAACATTACAACAGCCTTACAGTCTG GTTGAAGAGGTTGAGTACCCTTTTAGAGTGGATACACGAAcagaagaagacaaaatcGTGCAAGAAGTGGAATACATATTGTGGTTATtgtctttcacaaaagaagaCAATGATGACATAGAAGAGAAAGTCAGTGACAATTTCACACtcacaaatgaaaatgattatACTGAAGAGGAAAATGAAGCTTTAAACTGTTGCATAAAGGATGACTGTACTTCAGGAGGTGAAGATGATCAAGTTCATGTGTACTCACTTGAAAAGCTCATGAGTTTTCCTTCCCTTTGTAAAGTATGTTGTGACATTCAGAGGCTCAG AGAGATTCTTCAGGATTCCTCCTTGTTCCAGCTTTCTGAGGATGGCCTAGGTGTCCTGTGGCAACGCCCATCGCACTGTTGGAGTAGTGATGGAAGTGAAACCAATTGGGACGACTGTGGTAATGACTGGGTGTCTCAAGACTCAGAGttaaacaaatttgaaaattgggaTGATGATCCTGGTAGTGGTGTTTGTGACACATATGATTTAAATAGTGTAAACGCAGAAAATGAATTAACAAAACAACTCTGCTGGAATAATTCAGAGGATTCGTGTAAGTTATGGAATGGCAAGGATTGGTGTGAAATTGATGATGAAGAAACTGAGGAAAGAGTGGAAGATGATTTCTGTGGCAGCTTTCACTACTGTGACAACAGAGTAGTTCTTCAAGAAAGTGAAGGCTCTTTGAGCGGTGATAGCGATGACGATATAACTGATGGTCTATTTTGGATTTCACCTACAAAAAATGATGATGAGGATGAACATCtcaaagcgaaaaaaaatacataa
- the LOC141877025 gene encoding small RNA 2'-O-methyltransferase-like isoform X1, protein MDVPKATACSHNEAPQDENESGVMKKHHEQTQLTEDEEAFQGPKFYPPVYRRRYAAVCELAKKHHSKKVLDFGCAEAKLVKVLINQESLTQLEEVVGVDIDRELLESNKFRIRPLTSDYLRPRNHPLKVSLYQGSVAEPDERFVDFDLISCIELIEHLEDDILHLMPQVIFGQLSPKIAIITTPNVEFNVLFPNFQGFRHHDHKFEWTRAQFQEWADIQARKYNYSVTFDGIGPGPEGTEHLGCCSQVAVFERISISSVVSTLQQPYSLVEEVEYPFRVDTRTEEDKIVQEVEYILWLLSFTKEDNDDIEEKVSDNFTLTNENDYTEEENEALNCCIKDDCTSGGEDDQVHVYSLEKLMSFPSLCKVCCDIQRLREILQDSSLFQLSEDGLGVLWQRPSHCWSSDGSETNWDDCGNDWVSQDSELNKFENWDDDPGSGVCDTYDLNSVNAENELTKQLCWNNSEDSCKLWNGKDWCEIDDEETEERVEDDFCGSFHYCDNRVVLQESEGSLSGDSDDDITDGLFWISPTKNDDEDEHLKAKKNT, encoded by the exons ATGGATGTTCCTAAGGCAACGGCTTGCAGCCACAATGAAGCGCCTcaagatgaaaatgaaagtggaGTGATGAAGAAACATCACGAACAAACTCAACTGACAGAGGACGAGGAAGCATTCCAAGGTCCAAAATTTTATCCTCCAGTTTACCGTCGACGATATGCTGCGGTTTGTGAGCTTGCAAAGAAACACCATTCAAAAAAG GTGTTGGATTTTGGCTGTGCTGAGGCAAAACTTGTGAAAGTTTTAATAAATCAAGAGTCATTAACTCAGTTGGAAGAGGTGGTTGGTGTGGATATTGACAGGGAACTTTTAGAGAGCAATAAATTCCGCATAAGACCTCTAACATCAGACTATCTGAGACCCCGTAATCATCCATTGAAAGTCTCTTTGTATCAAG gttCAGTCGCTGAACCAGATGAAAgatttgttgattttgatttgatttcctgcATTGAGCT AATAGAACATCTTGAAGATGACATTCTGCATTTGATGCCGCAAGTTATATTTGGTCAGCTCTCACCCAAGATtgcaataataacaacacCCAATGTTGAGTTTAATGTGCTGTTTCCAAATTTCCAAGGATTCCGTCATCATGATCACAAATTTGAATGGACTAGAGCTCAATTTCAAGAATG GGCTGACATCCAGGCTAGGAAGTACAATTATTCTGTCACATTTGATGGCATTGGTCCTGGACCAGAAGGCACAGAGCATTTGGGTTGTTGTTCTCAAGTAGCAGTATTTGAGAGGATTTCAATCTCTTCAGTTGTTTCAACATTACAACAGCCTTACAGTCTG GTTGAAGAGGTTGAGTACCCTTTTAGAGTGGATACACGAAcagaagaagacaaaatcGTGCAAGAAGTGGAATACATATTGTGGTTATtgtctttcacaaaagaagaCAATGATGACATAGAAGAGAAAGTCAGTGACAATTTCACACtcacaaatgaaaatgattatACTGAAGAGGAAAATGAAGCTTTAAACTGTTGCATAAAGGATGACTGTACTTCAGGAGGTGAAGATGATCAAGTTCATGTGTACTCACTTGAAAAGCTCATGAGTTTTCCTTCCCTTTGTAAAGTATGTTGTGACATTCAGAGGCTCAG AGAGATTCTTCAGGATTCCTCCTTGTTCCAGCTTTCTGAGGATGGCCTAGGTGTCCTGTGGCAACGCCCATCGCACTGTTGGAGTAGTGATGGAAGTGAAACCAATTGGGACGACTGTGGTAATGACTGGGTGTCTCAAGACTCAGAGttaaacaaatttgaaaattgggaTGATGATCCTGGTAGTGGTGTTTGTGACACATATGATTTAAATAGTGTAAACGCAGAAAATGAATTAACAAAACAACTCTGCTGGAATAATTCAGAGGATTCGTGTAAGTTATGGAATGGCAAGGATTGGTGTGAAATTGATGATGAAGAAACTGAGGAAAGAGTGGAAGATGATTTCTGTGGCAGCTTTCACTACTGTGACAACAGAGTAGTTCTTCAAGAAAGTGAAGGCTCTTTGAGCGGTGATAGCGATGACGATATAACTGATGGTCTATTTTGGATTTCACCTACAAAAAATGATGATGAGGATGAACATCtcaaagcgaaaaaaaatacataa